The region acagaTAGGATGAGATTAAAATGAATGAAAATTGATTATACAGTATCAAACTCAATTTGATACATTTAACAAGACAGCATGTATTtgatatatttaaaatttaagatGTAATTTCAGATTACTGCACATAGTAATTTTTTACTGCATTTAGCACCACGTGAAACCTAACATCAGGTGAAGAAAGATAGAAAAATATGATTTTGACCTCAGTAAAAAGGGGGAGCTAAAGATAGTAAAAGAGAAGAATTCAAAGGAAACTTAACATAAAAACTCTGCTGCTGAAATTTGGAAAGGTGGTACTAGCCTAGTTTATATATATTCATTCGCACCCTTTGTCTCATGTCGCTGTTCTAGCCTTCTAGGGTTCGTGTTTAATCTCTCTCCCTGAGGTATATATTGTTTTCACCTTTTCTTTTGCTGTATGTATGATTGTATATATGTTTCACTATTTTGTTAGTTTGGACGTTACATATTAGAGAAGAAtattgtatgtatatgtgtgtgattCTTTAAGTtattgatttttattaaactacACCTTTGTATTTGGATTGTTATATTATGCCTTCATTTGCACATAGATATTCGAATTATTCATCTTTTGTGGATGAAATAATATTTGATGTTTTGTCGTGGGTATGCTAGCAAATTATTTATCGATTTCTCGTTTATATTAACACTCTACAAATTTACAAATTAAGTGTGCATTAAGTGTTCGATGGAAGGTCTTTCAAACTTTTTATATGTAACACcatatttaaattttgtttttgtATGATAACTTAGTATTTTAATGCCCTCTTTAAGTTGATAGTAATTGAACCCGTTTTTATATGACAATTTAGTATTTTAATGCCCTCTTTAAGTTGATAGTAATTGAACCCCCGCTTTGTTGTTGATAGTTATTCGAATTAGTTGATAGTACATCTTGCAAGTAATTTATGATATTCAGGTCATCCACCATGTATTAGGCGGTATAACCCATGAATGTCAGGGGAACCCTTTCCTGCCTAGACATGGTAGTATATCAGTAGGACGTGAAAAATAGTCGGCATTCAGTCATTACTGTTTCTATCTGTTCTTTATGTAATGTATTTGCGCTACCCTTAAAAAATCTGATGACTGTCACATCTTATAGTTTGATTTTATGCCTAATATGATTATGAATTGTTTATAAGTGGATATGATAATAAATGCACCAATGGGGCAATGTTTATGATTCCATTGTCATTAGCTACACGGATGCATATTTATTGCAATTTCATAGCTATCGGCAACTTTTAGCTAATTGTTTTTATAGATTTCGGGCCCATACTAAGATCAAATATAAAATTGGTTCCTCTGAATTTGTAGGACTTGTTTACCTTTATTTGGAAGGATTCTGCTAGTTTAAGGATCAAGGTTCATTTTTATGGCGTGGCTTAGAGCTGGATCTAGTGTAGCAAAGCTTGCGATTAGAAGAACTCTTGTCCAGCGTGGTTCGTATGCAATAAGAACACGTGTCATTCCCACAGAAAATCGGTGTTTCCATACCTCAGTTGCTAAATCAAAGGCGCAAGATGCACCTATCCCTCGTTCTGTTCCACTCTCCCGGTTGACTGATAGCTTCTTAGACGGGACAAGCAGTGTCTATCTGGAAGAGCTCCAAAGAGCTTGGGAGGCCGACCCAAATAGTGTTGATGAGTCATGGGACAATTTCTTCAGAAATTTTGTTGGTCAGGCAGCCACGTCGCCTGGGGTTTCTGGCCAAACAATTCAAGAAAGCATGAGATTGTTGTTGCTTGTCAGAGCTTACCAAGTTAATGGCCACAGAAAAGCTAAATTGGATCCCTTGGCTTTGGAGAATAGAGTGATTCCTGCTGATTTAGACCCAGGTCTTTATGGATTCAGTAAAGCTGATTTCGACAGAGAATTTTTCCTTGGTGTATGGAAGATGTCTGGATTTTTATCGGAGAATCGTCCTGTGCAAACACTTAGATCTATACTGTCGCGGCTTGAGCAGGCATATTGTGGAAGCATTGGTTATGAGTACATGCACATTGCTGATCGTGAAAAATGTAATTGGTTGAGAGACAAGATTGAGACTCCCGCCTCAACGCAATACAACAGGCAGCGGCGTGAGGTTATTCTCGATAGGCTTATATGGAGTACTCAGTTTGAAAACTTCTTGGCGACTAAGTGGACGGCAGCCAAACGTTTTGGGCTCGAAGGGGGTGAGACCTTGATTCCTGGCATGAAGGAGATGTTTGATCGCGCTGCAGATCTTGGGGTGGAGAGCATCGTCATTGGAATGTCTCACAGGGGAAGATTGAATGTTTTGGGTAATGTTGTGCGGAAGCCACTTCGCCAAATCTTCAGTGAGTTTAGTGGTGGCACAAAGCCAGTTGATGAAGTTGGGCTGTACACTGGCACTGGTGATGTCAAGTATCACCTAGGAACCTCTTATGATCGGCCAACAAGGGGTGGTAAAAATTTACATTTATCACTGGTTGCAAATCCAAGTCATTTGGAAGCTGTGGACCCTGTCGTAGTTGGGAAAACTAGAGGGAAGCAATATTATTCCAACGATGTTGATAGGACGAAAAACATGGGTATCTTGATTCACGGAGATGGTAGCTTCGCAGGTCAGGGTGTAGTTTATGAGACCCTTCATCTGAGTGCTCTTCCAAATTACACTACCGGCGGGACTATACATATTGTGGTAAATAATCAAGTTGCTTTTACTACTGATCCAAAGTCCGGAAGATCTTCACAGTATTGTACGGATGTTGCCAAAGCCTTGGATGCCCCAATTTTTCATGTCAATGGTGATGATATAGAGGCAGTTGTGCACGTGTGTGAGCTTGCAGCAGAATGGCGGCAGACATTTCATTCAGATGTCGTAGTTGATATAGTGTGTTACCGACGATTTGGGCACAATGAGATTGATGAACCATCTTTTACCCAGCCAAAAATGTATAAGGTCTGTTTCAACTTCTGTTTAGCTTGTACTGATTGTTAGATGTACACAAGATCACTTAGGTTTTTTCGGtacaattttaaaatataaatattatgactACCGACTATCATACTCCACTCTGATTTACTGTTCATTTAACTGCTAGTACTTGTCCTAAAACCTACTTTTTGGAGTGGATTAAACAGGTCATTCGCAGTCACCCCTCACAGCTTGAGATTTATCAAAATAAACTTTTAGAATCT is a window of Apium graveolens cultivar Ventura chromosome 11, ASM990537v1, whole genome shotgun sequence DNA encoding:
- the LOC141698419 gene encoding uncharacterized protein LOC141698419; this encodes MAWLRAGSSVAKLAIRRTLVQRGSYAIRTRVIPTENRCFHTSVAKSKAQDAPIPRSVPLSRLTDSFLDGTSSVYLEELQRAWEADPNSVDESWDNFFRNFVGQAATSPGVSGQTIQESMRLLLLVRAYQVNGHRKAKLDPLALENRVIPADLDPGLYGFSKADFDREFFLGVWKMSGFLSENRPVQTLRSILSRLEQAYCGSIGYEYMHIADREKCNWLRDKIETPASTQYNRQRREVILDRLIWSTQFENFLATKWTAAKRFGLEGGETLIPGMKEMFDRAADLGVESIVIGMSHRGRLNVLGNVVRKPLRQIFSEFSGGTKPVDEVGLYTGTGDVKYHLGTSYDRPTRGGKNLHLSLVANPSHLEAVDPVVVGKTRGKQYYSNDVDRTKNMGILIHGDGSFAGQGVVYETLHLSALPNYTTGGTIHIVVNNQVAFTTDPKSGRSSQYCTDVAKALDAPIFHVNGDDIEAVVHVCELAAEWRQTFHSDVVVDIVCYRRFGHNEIDEPSFTQPKMYKVIRSHPSQLEIYQNKLLESGHVTKEDIERIQNKVYNILNEEFIASKDYVPKRRDWLSAYWAGFKSPEQVSRIRNTGVNPEILKNIGKAITTLPENFKPHRAVKKIFADRAKMIETGEGIDWAVGEALAFATLLVEGNHVRLSGQDVERGTFSHRHSVLHDQETGNKYCPLDHVVTNQIEEMFTVSNSSLSEFGVLGFELGYSMENPNSLVLWEAQFGDFSNGAQVMFDQFLSSGEAKWLRQTGLVVLLPHGYDGQGPEHSSARLERFLQMSDDNPFAIPEMDPTLRKQIQECNWQVVNVTTPANYFHVLRRQIHREFRKPLIVMAPKNLLRHKECKSNLSEFDDVQGHPGFDKQGTRFKRLIKDQNDHSDLEEGIRRLVLCSGKVYYELDEERKKSDGKDIAICRVEQLCPFPYDLIQRELKRYPNAEIVWCQEEPMNMGAYNYIVPRLSTAMKALSRGTMDDIKYVGRAPSAATATGFYSVHGKEQTELVHKALQSERIETHIHT